A single window of Bradyrhizobium daqingense DNA harbors:
- a CDS encoding amino acid ABC transporter ATP-binding protein: MQQNAPSSEPIVSLHNVQKSFGALRVLDGVSFAVARGEVLALIGRSGSGKSTALRCIDRFEKVDGGEIVVCGHRVDRPDVNLRALRQDVGIVFQSYNLFPHLTIEQNITLAPCAVKGMASAQAKDLARKVLAQVGLEEKLHAYPEQLSGGQQQRAAIARSLAMQPKVMLFDEVTSALDPELTGEVLKVIEQLAADGMTMVMVTHEMGFAKGIADRIVFMHRGKVHETGPASILTSPTTPELTQFVGTGNLKS, translated from the coding sequence ATGCAGCAAAACGCCCCCTCCTCCGAACCGATCGTATCGCTCCACAACGTGCAGAAGAGCTTTGGCGCGCTCCGCGTGCTCGACGGCGTTTCCTTTGCCGTCGCGCGCGGTGAAGTGCTGGCGCTGATCGGCCGCTCCGGCTCCGGCAAGAGCACGGCGCTGCGCTGCATCGACCGCTTCGAGAAGGTCGACGGCGGCGAGATCGTGGTCTGCGGCCATCGCGTCGACCGTCCCGACGTGAACTTGCGTGCGCTGCGCCAGGACGTCGGCATCGTGTTCCAGAGCTACAATCTGTTTCCGCACCTCACCATCGAGCAGAACATCACGCTTGCGCCCTGCGCGGTGAAGGGCATGGCGTCGGCGCAAGCCAAGGACCTCGCGCGAAAAGTGCTGGCGCAGGTCGGGCTCGAGGAGAAGCTGCACGCCTATCCCGAGCAGCTCTCGGGCGGACAGCAGCAGCGCGCCGCGATCGCCCGCTCGCTCGCCATGCAGCCGAAGGTGATGCTGTTCGACGAGGTCACCTCCGCACTCGATCCCGAGCTCACCGGCGAAGTGCTCAAGGTGATCGAGCAGCTCGCGGCCGACGGCATGACCATGGTGATGGTAACCCACGAGATGGGTTTCGCCAAAGGCATCGCCGACCGGATCGTGTTCATGCATCGCGGCAAGGTCCACGAGACCGGACCCGCCTCGATCCTGACGTCGCCGACCACGCCCGAACTCACGCAATTCGTGGGAACGGGAAACCTAAAATCATAA
- a CDS encoding potassium channel family protein — MTLTSFRSNVRRLYEGETPSGVRFRYALLAFDIVTVLFIIATSFLPPSEIIETLDVLFGALLLADFSARLLVDRHPFRKFTQLATWADMVAIVSFLAPLAGEAGGFLRILRTLGLLRDYQMLVRLRLDSPFFRRNEEVIFAVTNLAVFIFVMTGIVYETQKFRNDEIRNYADALYFTVTALTTTGFGDITLAGTFGRLITVVIMIFGVTLFFNLARALLSPHKVRFPCPTCGLQRHDADAVHCKACGTVLNIPDEGAV, encoded by the coding sequence GTGACCCTCACGTCTTTCAGAAGCAATGTCCGCCGCCTTTACGAGGGCGAAACGCCGAGCGGCGTCCGTTTCCGCTATGCGTTGCTGGCCTTCGACATCGTGACGGTGCTGTTCATCATCGCAACATCGTTCCTGCCTCCCAGCGAGATCATCGAAACGCTCGATGTTCTCTTCGGCGCCCTGCTGCTGGCCGACTTTTCGGCACGGCTCCTCGTCGACCGGCATCCGTTTCGGAAGTTCACCCAGCTCGCGACGTGGGCTGACATGGTCGCCATCGTATCCTTCCTGGCGCCGCTGGCCGGCGAGGCGGGCGGCTTTCTCCGGATCTTGCGAACGCTGGGGCTGCTCCGCGACTACCAGATGCTGGTGAGGCTGCGCCTCGATTCCCCGTTCTTTCGGCGCAACGAAGAGGTCATCTTCGCCGTCACGAACCTGGCCGTCTTCATCTTCGTCATGACCGGCATCGTTTACGAGACCCAGAAATTTCGCAACGACGAGATCCGGAACTATGCCGATGCCCTGTATTTCACCGTCACGGCGCTGACGACGACGGGCTTTGGCGACATTACCCTGGCGGGTACGTTCGGTCGTCTGATCACCGTCGTCATCATGATTTTCGGCGTCACGCTGTTCTTCAATCTCGCCCGCGCGCTGCTCAGTCCGCACAAGGTGCGGTTTCCATGCCCGACCTGCGGGCTCCAGAGGCACGATGCCGACGCCGTGCATTGCAAGGCCTGTGGCACCGTTCTCAACATTCCAGACGAGGGGGCAGTTTGA
- a CDS encoding amino acid ABC transporter permease, whose translation MSLQLDFPAVLERWPSFLAGAVLTLELAFFATVLGALLGTLAAVGRGTHNVLISGACKVYVETIRNTPLLVQIFLVYFGLASLGLKYSAFTVAVAALTINVGAYTAEIMRAGFEAIPRGQIEAAEGLALSRLQIYWHIILLPAVEKVYPALTSQFVLLMLASSVCSQISAEELTAVANYIQSDTYRAFETYIIVAVLYVILSLVMRAGFWGLGLVLFPRRRRLGTPL comes from the coding sequence ATGAGCCTCCAACTCGACTTTCCCGCAGTGCTGGAGCGTTGGCCGAGTTTTCTCGCCGGCGCCGTGCTGACGTTGGAGTTGGCATTCTTCGCGACCGTACTCGGGGCCCTGCTCGGCACGCTCGCCGCGGTCGGACGCGGCACGCACAACGTGCTGATATCAGGCGCCTGCAAGGTCTATGTCGAGACCATCCGCAACACCCCGCTGCTGGTGCAGATCTTCCTGGTCTATTTCGGTCTCGCCAGCCTCGGCCTGAAATATTCCGCCTTCACCGTGGCGGTGGCGGCGCTGACGATCAATGTCGGCGCCTATACCGCGGAGATCATGCGGGCCGGCTTCGAGGCGATCCCGCGCGGGCAGATCGAGGCCGCCGAGGGGCTGGCGCTGTCGCGCTTGCAGATCTACTGGCACATCATCCTGCTGCCGGCGGTCGAGAAGGTCTATCCGGCGCTCACCAGCCAGTTCGTGCTGTTGATGCTGGCCTCCTCGGTCTGCTCGCAGATTTCGGCCGAGGAGCTCACCGCGGTCGCCAACTACATCCAGTCGGACACCTATCGCGCGTTCGAGACCTACATCATCGTCGCCGTGCTCTACGTCATCCTGTCGCTGGTGATGCGGGCCGGCTTCTGGGGCCTAGGCCTTGTCCTGTTTCCGCGCCGGCGCCGGCTCGGTACGCCGTTGTGA
- a CDS encoding exodeoxyribonuclease III: MKIATFNINNINRRLPNLLAWMRVAKPDVVALQELKASDGEFPAAAIEKAGYGAVWCGQKTWNGVAILARNAEPVLTRDRLPGKPSDHEARYIEAAIRGIIVTSIYLPNGNPQPGPKFDYKLDWFARLKRHAKTFIKQDLPVVLAGDYNVAPTGIDIYPTRSWDKDALIQPKSRAAFASLVAQGWCDAIRELHPEKRIYTFWDYKRNRWPRDAGLRLDHLLLSPALAPRLAKAGVDKKIRGEDGASDHAPAWIVLR; this comes from the coding sequence ATGAAGATCGCGACATTCAACATCAACAACATCAATCGCCGCCTGCCCAATCTGTTGGCATGGATGCGCGTGGCGAAGCCCGATGTCGTCGCGCTTCAGGAGTTGAAGGCAAGTGATGGCGAATTTCCGGCGGCCGCCATTGAAAAGGCCGGCTACGGCGCGGTGTGGTGTGGACAAAAGACATGGAACGGCGTCGCCATCCTCGCCCGCAATGCCGAGCCCGTGCTGACGCGCGACCGATTGCCTGGCAAACCCTCCGATCACGAAGCCCGCTACATCGAGGCCGCCATACGCGGCATCATCGTCACCAGCATCTATCTGCCGAACGGCAATCCGCAGCCGGGACCGAAATTCGACTACAAGCTCGACTGGTTCGCGCGGCTCAAGCGCCACGCTAAGACCTTCATCAAGCAGGACCTGCCCGTCGTTCTCGCCGGCGATTACAACGTGGCGCCGACCGGGATCGACATCTATCCGACGCGCTCATGGGACAAGGACGCGCTGATCCAGCCGAAGAGCCGCGCAGCGTTTGCCTCGCTGGTCGCACAAGGCTGGTGCGACGCGATCCGGGAGCTGCATCCGGAGAAGCGCATCTACACCTTCTGGGACTACAAGCGAAACCGCTGGCCGCGCGATGCGGGCCTGCGGCTCGATCATCTCCTGCTCAGCCCCGCCCTCGCCCCGCGTCTGGCCAAGGCCGGCGTCGACAAGAAGATCCGCGGCGAGGATGGCGCGAGCGACCACGCGCCGGCATGGATCGTGTTGCGATGA
- the rpiB gene encoding ribose 5-phosphate isomerase B has product MRLVIGSDHAGWPLKQTVIDHIRKLGHDVIDVGSYDDKPVDFPDIARAVAAKVTSGEAARGIMVCGTGVGASIAANKMKGIRAAVCHDVHSAHQSVEHDDVNVMCIGAQIVGAWLAVDLVSSYLSAEFSTDEDFRRRVEKLRVMDEQG; this is encoded by the coding sequence ATGCGTCTCGTCATCGGATCCGACCACGCCGGCTGGCCGCTCAAGCAGACCGTCATCGACCACATCCGCAAGCTCGGCCATGACGTCATCGACGTCGGCTCCTATGACGACAAGCCGGTGGATTTCCCCGACATCGCCCGCGCCGTGGCCGCCAAGGTCACGTCTGGCGAGGCAGCACGCGGCATCATGGTGTGCGGCACCGGCGTCGGCGCTTCCATCGCCGCCAACAAGATGAAGGGCATCCGCGCCGCGGTCTGCCACGACGTCCACTCCGCGCACCAGAGCGTCGAGCATGACGACGTCAACGTCATGTGCATCGGCGCGCAGATCGTCGGCGCCTGGCTCGCCGTCGACCTCGTGTCGTCGTACCTGTCCGCCGAATTCTCCACCGACGAGGATTTCCGCCGCCGCGTCGAGAAGCTGCGCGTGATGGACGAGCAAGGCTGA
- a CDS encoding DUF3606 domain-containing protein translates to MRRSISKPVRNKLDLTDRAQMRLVRKRLGLSDAELTAIAERIGNSITAISKEVAKQRANALAKPADVPPAAVIASAAATEQAATEIPATAPTS, encoded by the coding sequence ATGCGCCGCTCGATATCGAAACCAGTCCGCAACAAGCTCGACTTGACCGACCGCGCTCAAATGCGCCTCGTGAGAAAGCGTTTGGGTCTGTCCGATGCCGAGCTGACTGCGATCGCCGAGCGGATCGGCAATTCGATCACCGCGATCAGCAAGGAAGTCGCCAAGCAGCGCGCCAACGCGCTGGCCAAGCCGGCCGACGTGCCTCCCGCGGCAGTGATCGCCTCGGCTGCGGCCACCGAGCAGGCCGCGACCGAGATACCCGCAACGGCGCCGACATCCTGA
- a CDS encoding cysteine rich repeat-containing protein: MSKLSFVAIALALAFSGGASAQSSDPRGACKTDYDKFCAGIAPGGGRVVACLDGKRDQLSATCKAALDNRKQK, translated from the coding sequence ATGTCCAAGCTGAGCTTTGTTGCCATCGCACTCGCCCTCGCGTTCTCCGGAGGCGCATCGGCACAATCGTCCGATCCGCGCGGCGCGTGCAAGACGGACTATGACAAATTCTGCGCCGGCATCGCGCCGGGTGGCGGCCGCGTCGTCGCCTGTCTCGACGGCAAGCGCGATCAGCTCAGCGCGACCTGCAAGGCGGCGCTGGACAACAGGAAGCAGAAATAG
- a CDS encoding NAD(P)-dependent oxidoreductase, which produces MGRNDKGNVGFIGIGTMGREMVRNLLAAGHAVRVFDLNEAAVSDSVQQGATRASSPADAAQGVDIVITMLPDTPHVEATIYGEHGLLTSPPPGKLIVDMSTISPVAVRRIHADLHKTGVSFIDAPVSGGPVGAKNAALSIMAGGDADAFARAEPFFRAMGTTITYVGASGAGQTVKLCNQLICGINIQAICEALALGRASGLDLNLLRRVLLGGSAASWMLDKLGPAMIAGDVSAGFRIDLQLKDLRLVQEHAQALNVPLPGTALVTSQYVDARAHGEGSNGNQALFRVYDRMTNQTTG; this is translated from the coding sequence ATGGGACGGAACGACAAGGGCAATGTCGGCTTCATCGGCATCGGCACGATGGGCCGGGAGATGGTGCGCAACCTGCTGGCGGCGGGACATGCGGTCCGCGTCTTCGATCTGAACGAAGCTGCGGTGTCGGACAGCGTCCAGCAAGGCGCGACCCGCGCGAGCAGCCCCGCCGATGCGGCGCAAGGCGTCGACATCGTCATCACCATGCTGCCCGACACGCCGCATGTCGAAGCGACCATTTACGGCGAGCACGGCCTGCTGACATCCCCGCCGCCGGGCAAGCTGATCGTCGACATGAGCACGATCTCGCCGGTTGCCGTCCGCCGCATCCATGCCGACCTGCACAAGACGGGCGTCAGCTTCATCGACGCGCCGGTCTCGGGCGGGCCGGTGGGCGCGAAGAACGCCGCGCTTTCGATCATGGCCGGCGGCGATGCCGACGCGTTCGCCAGGGCCGAGCCGTTCTTCCGTGCGATGGGCACGACCATCACCTATGTCGGCGCGTCCGGCGCCGGACAGACCGTCAAGCTGTGCAATCAGCTGATCTGCGGCATCAACATCCAGGCGATCTGCGAGGCGCTGGCGCTCGGCCGCGCTTCGGGCCTCGATCTCAACCTGCTGCGCCGGGTGCTGCTCGGTGGCTCCGCCGCGTCCTGGATGCTCGACAAGCTCGGTCCTGCGATGATCGCGGGCGACGTCTCCGCCGGATTCCGGATCGATCTCCAGCTCAAGGACCTTCGCCTCGTGCAGGAGCACGCGCAGGCCCTGAACGTGCCCCTGCCCGGCACCGCGCTCGTCACCAGCCAATATGTCGATGCGCGCGCCCATGGTGAAGGCAGCAACGGCAACCAGGCGCTGTTCCGCGTCTATGACCGCATGACCAACCAGACAACCGGCTAA
- a CDS encoding FadR/GntR family transcriptional regulator, with protein MELKRATEGEKGFEKVFAFLRERLLAGSLRPGDRLISERELATLLGVSRPIVREALRALTVLGIVEIRDRIGTVVTRPDVSVLNDFFTFALAQQADMLDDVMQARVAIECQAIRLACERANIADFERLQRALAKIGETIDEADAGGMADFDFHRAIVVASHSETLSVLHASMAGLLTHSHRSRRELVQAFPSMKTYLVDDHRRIFEALIARDPERADATLRKHFAIGDEYRRRAIVGDVDKTSASG; from the coding sequence ATGGAGCTCAAGCGGGCCACCGAGGGCGAAAAGGGGTTCGAGAAGGTGTTCGCCTTCCTGCGCGAACGCCTGCTTGCGGGCTCGCTGAGGCCGGGCGACCGCCTGATCTCGGAGCGCGAGCTCGCCACCCTGCTCGGCGTCAGCCGGCCGATCGTGCGCGAAGCGCTACGCGCCCTCACCGTGCTGGGGATCGTCGAGATCCGCGACCGCATCGGCACCGTGGTGACGCGGCCTGACGTCTCGGTGCTGAACGACTTCTTCACCTTCGCGCTCGCCCAGCAGGCCGACATGCTCGACGACGTCATGCAGGCGCGCGTCGCGATCGAATGCCAGGCGATCAGGCTTGCCTGCGAACGCGCCAACATCGCCGATTTCGAACGCCTGCAACGCGCGCTGGCGAAGATCGGCGAGACGATCGACGAAGCCGATGCCGGCGGCATGGCCGATTTCGACTTCCACCGCGCCATCGTCGTCGCTTCGCATTCGGAGACGCTGAGCGTGCTGCACGCCTCGATGGCGGGCCTGTTGACGCATTCGCATCGCAGCCGCCGCGAGCTGGTGCAGGCCTTCCCGTCGATGAAGACCTACCTCGTCGACGATCACCGCCGCATCTTCGAAGCGCTCATCGCGCGCGATCCCGAGCGCGCGGATGCGACGCTGCGCAAGCATTTCGCCATAGGGGACGAATACCGCAGACGCGCAATCGTCGGCGACGTCGACAAGACCAGTGCCTCGGGCTGA
- the glgX gene encoding glycogen debranching protein GlgX, producing the protein MDQKTQSDDALTRAASSLRRSRITEGKPFPLGATWDGLGVNFALFSAHATKVELCLFDDDGKTELERIELPEYTDEVWHGYLPSARPGTVYGYRVHGPYEPDAGHRFNPNKLLLDPYAKQLVGQLRWGPELFGYQLDHADKDLSYDERDSAPLMQKCRVIDPAFTWGAARKPEVPWERTIVYEMHVKGFTQLHPLVPEADRGTFSGLAHSDIPAYLRSLGITSAELLPIHAFVDDSYLVDKGLRNYWGYNSIAFLAAEPRYMKTPFANEFKEMVNQFHAHGIEVILDVVYNHTAEGNELGPTLSFKGIDNASYYRLLPDQKRYYINDTGTGNTVNLSHPRVLQLVADSLRYWATEMRVDGFRFDLATILAREPYGFDEGGGFLDACRQDPVLSSVKLIAEPWDIGPGGYQVGQFPPGWAEWNDKFRDTVRAFWKGDEGTLADLAKRVSGSGDLFNRRGRRPWASVNFVAAHDGFNLNDLVSYNDKHNEANGEDNRDGHSNNHSWNCGAEGPTNDPEITALRERQKRNLLATMLLSHGTPMLLAGDEFGHTQNGNNNAYAQDNETTWLDWMGITANGRSLREFTRKLIATRKAFPILYRSRFLVGSHNEELDVKDVAWLSPTGDEMTDEQWQDGNAKCFGMLLDGRAQETGIKRRGSDATMLLVYNAHYDVVNFTLPPVTDGSRWLGLIDTNQPDVQMPAFEFGHAYAVTGRSLVVFGLATENAATRRLRQGLGALLDIAEAPLPG; encoded by the coding sequence ATGGACCAAAAAACGCAATCAGACGACGCCCTGACGCGGGCGGCGTCGAGCCTGCGCCGATCGAGGATCACCGAGGGCAAACCGTTTCCGCTCGGGGCCACCTGGGATGGTCTCGGCGTCAATTTCGCGCTGTTCTCGGCCCACGCCACCAAGGTCGAGCTCTGCCTGTTCGACGACGACGGTAAAACCGAACTCGAGCGGATCGAGCTTCCTGAATATACCGATGAGGTCTGGCACGGCTATCTGCCCTCGGCCCGCCCCGGCACCGTCTACGGCTATCGCGTCCATGGGCCCTACGAGCCTGACGCCGGACACCGCTTCAATCCCAACAAGCTCCTGCTCGATCCCTATGCCAAGCAGCTGGTCGGGCAACTGCGCTGGGGGCCCGAGCTGTTCGGCTATCAGCTCGATCACGCCGACAAGGACCTCTCCTATGACGAGCGCGATAGCGCGCCCCTGATGCAGAAGTGCCGCGTCATCGACCCCGCGTTCACCTGGGGCGCGGCGCGCAAGCCCGAAGTGCCGTGGGAGCGGACGATCGTCTACGAGATGCACGTCAAAGGTTTTACGCAGCTGCATCCGCTGGTGCCCGAAGCCGACCGCGGCACGTTCTCGGGCCTGGCGCATTCGGACATCCCCGCCTATCTGCGCTCGCTCGGGATCACCAGCGCGGAGCTGCTGCCGATCCACGCCTTCGTTGACGACAGCTACCTGGTCGACAAAGGCCTGCGCAATTACTGGGGCTACAATTCCATCGCCTTCCTCGCGGCGGAGCCGCGTTACATGAAGACGCCATTTGCGAACGAATTCAAGGAAATGGTCAACCAGTTTCACGCTCACGGCATCGAGGTCATCCTGGACGTGGTCTACAATCACACCGCGGAAGGCAACGAACTCGGCCCGACGCTGTCGTTCAAGGGCATCGACAACGCCAGCTACTACCGCTTGCTGCCGGACCAGAAGCGCTATTACATCAACGACACCGGCACCGGTAACACGGTGAACCTCTCGCATCCGCGCGTGCTTCAGCTGGTCGCGGATTCCCTGCGCTATTGGGCGACGGAGATGCGGGTCGATGGCTTCCGCTTCGACCTCGCCACCATCCTCGCGCGCGAGCCCTATGGCTTCGACGAAGGCGGCGGCTTCCTCGACGCCTGCCGTCAGGATCCGGTGCTTTCCAGCGTCAAGCTGATCGCAGAGCCCTGGGACATCGGTCCTGGCGGCTACCAGGTCGGCCAGTTTCCGCCTGGATGGGCCGAGTGGAATGACAAGTTCAGGGATACCGTCCGCGCCTTCTGGAAGGGTGATGAAGGCACGCTGGCGGATCTCGCCAAACGTGTGTCAGGGTCCGGCGACCTCTTCAACAGGCGCGGACGGCGCCCCTGGGCCAGCGTCAATTTCGTCGCGGCGCATGACGGCTTCAACCTCAACGACCTCGTCTCGTACAACGACAAGCACAACGAGGCGAATGGGGAGGACAATCGCGACGGCCACAGCAACAATCATTCCTGGAATTGCGGCGCCGAAGGACCGACGAACGATCCGGAGATTACGGCGCTACGCGAGCGTCAGAAGCGGAATCTGCTCGCGACCATGCTGCTGTCCCACGGCACACCGATGCTGCTGGCCGGCGACGAGTTCGGACACACCCAGAACGGCAACAACAATGCCTATGCCCAGGACAACGAGACGACCTGGCTCGACTGGATGGGCATCACGGCAAATGGACGGAGCCTTCGTGAATTCACCCGCAAGCTGATTGCCACGCGCAAGGCCTTCCCGATCCTCTACCGCAGCCGCTTCCTGGTCGGCTCTCACAACGAGGAGCTCGACGTCAAGGACGTGGCCTGGCTGTCACCCACCGGCGACGAGATGACCGACGAGCAATGGCAGGACGGTAACGCCAAATGTTTCGGGATGCTGCTCGACGGACGCGCACAGGAGACCGGCATCAAGCGACGCGGCTCGGACGCAACGATGCTTCTGGTCTACAATGCCCATTACGACGTCGTGAATTTCACCTTGCCGCCCGTCACCGATGGAAGTCGCTGGTTGGGGCTGATCGACACCAATCAGCCGGATGTCCAGATGCCCGCGTTCGAGTTCGGGCACGCTTACGCGGTGACGGGACGATCGCTCGTTGTCTTCGGCCTTGCCACCGAGAACGCGGCCACGCGTCGCCTGCGACAGGGTCTTGGGGCGCTGCTCGATATCGCGGAAGCGCCGCTGCCCGGCTAG
- a CDS encoding transporter substrate-binding domain-containing protein, translating to MTNKIVLGTAAALCGLIMMAATPASANLLDDIMKAKKIRISTDLAIPPSGMMDSTMKPTGSDVEVAQLLAKDWGLELEFIQTTGATRIPNVLTGKADIIISTLSVTAERAKVIDFTKRYATLQSDVGCLKSSTVKDWPDLKDKSIGVSRGTTQDTTLSNMKDKDLKIARYDDDATMVTAAVSGQVDCVGSSATIINQIGVKNPSRVFESRIPLATFDLAIGLKKGEQPLMDKLNAWITENVKNGKLNAIYKKFHGVDLPPDMRS from the coding sequence ATGACCAACAAGATAGTGCTCGGGACTGCCGCCGCGTTGTGCGGCCTCATCATGATGGCGGCAACGCCCGCGTCGGCCAACCTGCTCGACGACATCATGAAAGCGAAGAAGATCCGCATCTCCACCGACCTCGCCATCCCGCCCTCGGGCATGATGGACAGCACCATGAAGCCGACCGGCTCCGACGTCGAAGTGGCGCAGTTGCTCGCCAAGGATTGGGGGCTCGAGCTGGAATTCATCCAGACCACCGGCGCGACGCGCATTCCGAACGTCCTGACCGGCAAAGCCGACATCATCATCTCGACCCTGTCGGTGACGGCGGAGCGCGCCAAGGTGATCGACTTCACCAAGCGCTACGCGACGCTGCAATCCGACGTGGGCTGCCTGAAATCGTCGACCGTGAAGGACTGGCCGGACCTGAAGGACAAGTCGATCGGCGTCTCGCGCGGCACCACGCAGGACACAACCTTGTCCAACATGAAGGACAAGGACCTCAAGATCGCGCGCTATGACGACGATGCTACCATGGTGACCGCGGCGGTGTCGGGCCAGGTCGACTGCGTCGGCTCGTCCGCGACGATCATCAACCAGATCGGTGTGAAGAACCCCTCGCGCGTGTTCGAATCCAGGATTCCGCTGGCGACGTTCGATCTCGCCATCGGCCTGAAGAAGGGCGAACAGCCGCTGATGGACAAGCTCAACGCCTGGATCACCGAGAACGTCAAGAACGGCAAGCTCAACGCCATCTACAAGAAATTCCACGGCGTCGATCTGCCGCCGGATATGCGCAGCTGA
- a CDS encoding amino acid ABC transporter permease, whose translation MGGHLNINHLMFLGQGALWTIGLSLIALIGGGIVGFVIALARISPLKSVRIASAVYVQLIQGTPLLVILFLGYFGLAAIGLKVSPLVAAGASLTLYVAAYLGEIWRGCIQSVPKPQWEAAEGLALSRTQRMVKVILPQAIRIATPPTVGFMVQIIKNTSLASVVGFVELMRSGQIVNNSLFEPFAIYAIIAVTYFAMCYPLSLFSQRLERRMGRGRSNLAPA comes from the coding sequence ATGGGCGGACATCTCAACATCAACCACCTGATGTTCCTCGGCCAGGGCGCTCTGTGGACAATTGGCCTGTCGCTCATCGCGCTGATCGGCGGCGGCATCGTCGGCTTCGTGATCGCGCTGGCGCGGATCTCGCCGCTGAAATCGGTGCGGATCGCCAGTGCCGTCTACGTCCAGCTCATCCAGGGCACGCCGCTGCTCGTCATCCTCTTCCTCGGCTATTTCGGCCTCGCCGCCATCGGCCTGAAGGTCTCGCCGCTGGTCGCCGCCGGCGCCTCGCTCACGCTCTATGTCGCCGCCTATCTCGGCGAGATCTGGCGCGGCTGCATCCAGTCCGTGCCGAAACCGCAATGGGAGGCCGCGGAGGGCCTGGCGCTGAGCCGGACCCAGCGCATGGTCAAGGTGATCCTGCCGCAGGCGATCCGCATCGCCACGCCGCCGACCGTCGGCTTCATGGTGCAGATCATCAAGAACACCTCGCTCGCCTCCGTCGTCGGCTTCGTCGAGCTGATGCGATCCGGCCAGATCGTCAACAACTCGCTGTTCGAGCCATTCGCCATCTACGCCATCATCGCCGTCACCTACTTCGCCATGTGCTATCCGTTGTCGCTGTTCAGCCAGAGGCTGGAGCGGCGGATGGGGCGTGGCCGATCCAACCTCGCGCCAGCCTGA
- the alr gene encoding alanine racemase, which yields MTMASDPKTNPQPGILSAEANQAAALAAYGGVLTVDLDAIIANWRKLEKTAVPAECAAVIKADAYGCGGAEVARALSKAGCKTFFVATIEEARKVRAAVPEPTIYVLGGYFQNTGEHYAKINCRPVIGDLNELAEWDVFCRRTGWTGGAAVHIDTGMNRLGLTLSEAHAIIPRINAGDHGITLVMSHLVAAEQLNSQVNARQLAAFRGIASEFTGVPAALANSSGIFLGAPFQFDMVRPGAALYGVNPTPEADNPMQQVVDLKARIVQIRTIERGETVGYGGTWSARRPTKLAIIAVGYADGYFRAASSNDGTRGAEVIVAGKRCPVAGRISMDLIAIDITDLPPNAVRRGHMVTLLGEGITVDELAHHFGTIGYEVLTSLGRRYARIYKGGDVEEPLARPAPAQAAEQPPSTPPLEQPSAQPPLPG from the coding sequence GGCGGCGTGCTCACCGTCGATCTCGATGCCATCATCGCCAATTGGCGCAAGCTCGAGAAGACGGCGGTACCGGCCGAGTGCGCGGCGGTGATCAAGGCCGACGCCTATGGCTGCGGCGGCGCGGAGGTCGCGCGCGCGCTGAGCAAGGCCGGCTGCAAGACGTTTTTCGTCGCCACCATCGAGGAGGCGCGCAAGGTGCGCGCGGCCGTGCCGGAGCCCACGATCTACGTGCTCGGCGGCTACTTCCAGAACACCGGCGAGCACTACGCCAAGATCAACTGCCGGCCGGTGATCGGCGATCTCAACGAGCTCGCCGAATGGGACGTGTTCTGCCGCCGCACCGGATGGACCGGCGGCGCTGCCGTTCACATCGACACCGGCATGAACCGGCTGGGCCTGACGCTGTCCGAGGCGCACGCCATCATCCCCCGCATCAATGCAGGTGATCACGGCATCACGCTGGTAATGAGCCATCTGGTCGCCGCCGAGCAGCTCAACAGCCAGGTCAATGCCAGACAGCTCGCGGCCTTCCGCGGCATTGCCAGTGAGTTCACCGGCGTGCCCGCCGCGCTCGCCAACTCCTCCGGCATCTTCCTCGGCGCGCCGTTCCAGTTCGACATGGTGCGGCCGGGGGCCGCGCTCTACGGCGTCAACCCGACGCCGGAGGCCGACAACCCCATGCAGCAGGTCGTCGACCTCAAGGCGCGCATCGTGCAGATCCGCACTATCGAGCGCGGCGAGACCGTCGGCTATGGCGGCACCTGGAGCGCACGGCGGCCGACCAAGCTCGCGATCATCGCGGTCGGTTATGCCGACGGCTATTTCCGCGCCGCCAGCTCCAATGACGGCACCCGCGGCGCCGAGGTGATCGTGGCCGGCAAGCGCTGCCCGGTCGCGGGCCGCATCTCAATGGACCTGATCGCCATCGACATCACCGACCTGCCGCCGAACGCGGTGCGGCGCGGCCACATGGTGACGCTGCTCGGCGAGGGCATCACTGTCGACGAGCTCGCGCATCATTTCGGCACGATCGGCTATGAGGTGCTGACCAGCCTCGGCCGCCGCTATGCGCGCATCTACAAGGGCGGCGATGTGGAGGAGCCATTAGCAAGGCCCGCTCCCGCACAGGCGGCCGAGCAGCCGCCATCGACGCCGCCGCTCGAACAGCCGTCCGCTCAGCCGCCACTCCCGGGTTAG